In a single window of the Sphingosinicella microcystinivorans genome:
- a CDS encoding ABC transporter ATP-binding protein, giving the protein MTNGETERSVYRVEGLTKTYGSGPNMVHALRGVDLEVRAGAMLVLLGPSGSGKSTLLNILGGLDRASEGHVWFHGRDLTACDEDALTEYRRTSVGFVFQFYNLIASLTARENVSLITEIAEDPMDPAEALGLVGLEARLDHFPAQLSGGEQQRVAIARAIAKRPEVLLCDEPTGALDSATGVRVLGAIDTINRELGTTTFVITHNAVIADMADEVLLFGDGRIVGHRRNETRKPPSELSW; this is encoded by the coding sequence GTGACGAACGGGGAGACCGAGAGGAGCGTCTATCGGGTCGAGGGCCTGACCAAGACGTATGGCAGCGGGCCGAACATGGTCCATGCGCTGCGCGGCGTCGATCTGGAGGTCCGTGCGGGCGCGATGCTGGTGCTGCTGGGGCCGTCCGGCTCGGGCAAGTCCACGCTGCTCAACATATTGGGCGGGCTCGACCGGGCGAGCGAAGGCCATGTCTGGTTCCACGGGCGCGACCTGACGGCCTGCGACGAGGACGCGCTCACCGAATACAGGCGCACGAGCGTCGGCTTCGTCTTCCAGTTCTACAACCTGATCGCCTCGCTCACGGCGCGCGAGAACGTCTCGCTCATCACCGAGATCGCCGAAGACCCGATGGACCCGGCCGAGGCGCTGGGGCTGGTCGGGCTGGAAGCGCGGCTCGACCACTTCCCCGCCCAGCTCTCGGGCGGCGAGCAGCAGCGCGTCGCCATCGCGCGCGCCATCGCCAAGCGGCCCGAGGTGCTGCTGTGCGACGAGCCGACTGGCGCGCTCGACAGCGCGACGGGTGTGCGCGTGCTCGGCGCGATCGACACGATCAACCGTGAGCTCGGCACCACCACGTTCGTCATCACGCACAATGCGGTGATCGCCGACATGGCGGACGAGGTGCTGCTGTTCGGCGACGGCCGGATCGTCGG
- a CDS encoding slipin family protein, translated as MDMFGTLAFYFPIAIIALLFLTAAIKILREYERGVVFTLGRFTGVKGPGLIILIPYVQQMVRMDLRTVVLDVPTQDVISRDNVSVRVSAVIYFRVIDPERATIQVENFMQATSELAQTTLRSVLGKHELDEMLAERDKLNADLQELLDVQTDRWGVKVTNVEIKHVDIDESMVRAIARQAEAERERRAKIINAEGEQQAAQKLLEAAEILGQRPEAMQLRYLSTLNVIANERSSTIVFPFPMDFKDFLNAVPRGGE; from the coding sequence ATGGATATGTTCGGCACGCTGGCGTTTTACTTCCCCATCGCGATCATCGCGCTGCTGTTCCTGACGGCGGCGATCAAGATCCTGCGCGAGTACGAACGGGGCGTGGTGTTCACGCTCGGGCGCTTCACCGGCGTCAAGGGGCCGGGGCTCATCATCCTCATCCCCTATGTGCAGCAGATGGTCCGCATGGACCTGCGCACCGTGGTCCTCGACGTGCCGACGCAGGACGTGATCTCGCGCGACAACGTCTCGGTGCGCGTCAGCGCCGTCATCTACTTCCGGGTAATCGACCCCGAGCGCGCGACCATCCAGGTCGAGAACTTCATGCAGGCGACCAGCGAGCTTGCCCAGACGACGCTGCGCTCGGTGCTCGGCAAGCACGAGCTGGACGAGATGCTGGCGGAGCGGGACAAGCTGAACGCCGACCTTCAGGAGCTGCTGGATGTGCAGACCGACAGATGGGGCGTCAAGGTGACGAATGTCGAGATCAAGCATGTCGACATCGACGAATCGATGGTCCGCGCCATCGCGCGTCAGGCGGAGGCCGAACGCGAGAGGCGTGCCAAGATCATCAACGCCGAGGGCGAGCAGCAGGCCGCGCAGAAGTTGCTGGAGGCCGCCGAAATCCTCGGCCAGCGTCCCGAGGCGATGCAGCTCCGCTACCTCTCCACGCTGAACGTGATCGCGAACGAGCGCAGCTCGACGATCGTGTTCCCGTTCCCGATGGACTTCAAGGACTTCCTGAACGCCGTGCCGCGCGGCGGGGAATAA
- a CDS encoding NfeD family protein, which translates to MIRSARCLLSGVTSRSGRRRCSIARTGSAFCPRRALALFGLLFGALVLWTPPGAAQTGRTAPVLLIDGAIGPATSDYVVGGLERAAEENAPLVVIRMDTPGGLDSAMRGIIRAILRSPVPVVTYVSPSGARAASAGTYILYASHVAAMTPGTNLGAATPVQIGGGNPFAPPQQEKDKDGKDEAAPAAGAAEAKAINDAVAYIRSLAELRGRDADWGEAAVRTAASLSASAALERNVIDLVARDTDDLLEQLHGRTVVAGGKEVTLDTRNLVLAEVAPDWRARFLGTITDPNVALILMMIGVYGLLFEFMNPGALYPGTIGAICLLTGLYAFAVLPVNYAGLALILLGIALMAAEAFSPSFGILGIGGFVAFVLGAAILIDTDVPQFRIAWPVLGAVALASLAMTVVIARLALVSHRRKVVSGREEMVGAEGTVLDWKDGAGHVFVHSERWRARGPGGLAAGAPVRVTALDGLTLEVEPIDMDAAAPPAAAR; encoded by the coding sequence ATGATACGTAGTGCCCGGTGCCTGCTTTCCGGCGTAACAAGTCGTTCTGGAAGAAGGAGATGCAGCATCGCGCGTACCGGTTCAGCCTTCTGCCCGCGGCGGGCGCTGGCGCTGTTCGGCCTGCTGTTCGGCGCGCTGGTGCTGTGGACGCCGCCGGGCGCCGCGCAGACCGGGCGCACGGCGCCGGTGCTCCTCATCGACGGCGCCATCGGCCCGGCGACATCGGACTATGTCGTCGGCGGTCTCGAACGCGCCGCCGAGGAGAACGCTCCGCTCGTCGTCATCCGGATGGACACGCCCGGCGGCCTCGACAGCGCGATGCGGGGCATCATCCGGGCGATCCTGCGCTCGCCCGTGCCGGTCGTCACCTACGTGAGCCCCAGCGGCGCGCGGGCGGCGAGCGCGGGGACCTATATCCTCTACGCCAGCCACGTCGCCGCGATGACGCCCGGCACCAACCTCGGCGCGGCCACGCCGGTGCAGATCGGCGGCGGCAATCCGTTCGCGCCGCCGCAGCAGGAAAAGGACAAGGACGGCAAGGACGAGGCCGCGCCCGCCGCCGGCGCCGCCGAGGCGAAGGCGATCAACGACGCCGTCGCCTATATCCGATCGCTCGCCGAGCTCAGGGGCCGCGACGCCGACTGGGGGGAAGCGGCGGTGCGGACGGCGGCCAGCCTTTCCGCGAGCGCGGCGCTCGAACGGAACGTGATCGACCTCGTCGCCCGCGACACCGACGATCTGCTCGAACAGCTCCACGGCCGCACGGTCGTCGCCGGCGGCAAGGAGGTCACGCTTGACACCCGCAATCTCGTTCTCGCCGAGGTCGCGCCGGACTGGCGCGCCCGCTTCCTCGGCACCATCACCGATCCCAACGTCGCGCTCATCCTGATGATGATCGGCGTCTACGGGCTGCTGTTCGAGTTCATGAATCCGGGGGCGCTCTATCCGGGCACCATCGGGGCGATCTGCCTGCTGACCGGCCTTTACGCGTTCGCTGTGTTGCCAGTGAACTATGCCGGCCTTGCGCTCATCCTGCTCGGCATCGCGCTGATGGCCGCCGAGGCGTTCTCGCCGTCGTTCGGGATTCTGGGCATCGGCGGCTTCGTCGCCTTCGTCCTCGGCGCGGCGATCCTGATCGACACCGACGTGCCGCAGTTCCGGATCGCGTGGCCGGTGCTCGGCGCCGTCGCGCTCGCGAGCCTCGCCATGACGGTCGTGATCGCCCGGCTCGCGCTTGTCTCGCACCGGCGGAAGGTGGTGAGCGGCCGCGAGGAGATGGTCGGGGCCGAGGGCACCGTGCTCGACTGGAAGGACGGCGCGGGCCACGTCTTCGTGCACAGCGAACGCTGGCGGGCGCGGGGACCGGGCGGCCTCGCCGCTGGTGCGCCGGTGCGGGTCACGGCCCTCGACGGCCTGACGCTGGAGGTGGAGCCCATCGACATGGACGCGGCGGCACCTCCCGCCGCCGCGCGGTAG
- a CDS encoding PAS domain S-box protein, whose product MQNNDARSDRPRNALSVWWGAPVFVALATLGAALLEPYLADRPTWLLLTVAVLASAATGGVRAAILAAVLSALVGLLLVGRPFRDADHLVHAIGFAVISTGVILLTGRLSHWRKSAHVHEADADRSLRRAAVLAEELGLLIDSATNYAIYMLDPEGRVAIWNKGAKRITGWSEEDILGKPTAVFYPAEEVATGKPAADLDQARTEGRFQDEGWRVRKDGSEFFADVTITPLHHADGRLRGYGRVVRDITDQKAAERAIATREAQLNSILASVPDAMVVIDDEGTVLSFSNAAQRMFGYGEAEVLGRNVSMLMPSPDREQHDGYLAHYIETGERRIIGTTRRVMGRRKDGSLVPHELSISEATGGGRRMFTGFMRDLTEREATAARVKELQSELVHVSRVSAMGAMASTLAHELNQPITAVVNYVETAHALLDAPTAETLALVREALADAASESLRAGHIVRHLRDFVARGEVQTRVEDLPALIEDASSLGFVGLRESGIATVLRVDPGATPVLADRVQIEQVLVNLIRNAAEAMTESRARVLTISTAPDTTPGMIRVTVSDTGSGLAPKISSQLFQAFRSTKRDGMGLGLSICRTIIEAHGGKIWADSGSGEGTHFHFTLRQAAAEVRDGG is encoded by the coding sequence ATGCAGAACAACGATGCCAGATCAGACCGCCCGCGAAATGCGCTGTCCGTCTGGTGGGGTGCGCCCGTCTTCGTTGCATTGGCCACGCTCGGCGCGGCGCTCCTCGAGCCGTACCTCGCGGACCGCCCGACATGGTTGCTGCTGACGGTCGCAGTCCTCGCCTCCGCGGCGACGGGCGGCGTCCGGGCCGCAATCCTCGCCGCGGTCCTGTCGGCGCTGGTCGGGCTCCTGCTTGTCGGCAGGCCGTTTCGCGACGCCGATCATCTGGTGCACGCAATCGGGTTCGCGGTCATTTCCACGGGTGTCATCCTGCTGACAGGGCGCCTGTCGCACTGGCGGAAAAGCGCGCACGTGCACGAGGCCGACGCCGACAGAAGCCTGCGCCGGGCCGCGGTGCTCGCGGAAGAGCTCGGCCTACTCATCGACAGCGCAACCAACTATGCCATCTACATGCTGGACCCGGAGGGCCGCGTCGCGATCTGGAACAAGGGGGCCAAACGCATCACCGGGTGGAGCGAGGAGGATATCCTCGGGAAGCCGACCGCGGTGTTCTACCCCGCGGAGGAAGTGGCCACCGGGAAACCCGCTGCCGATCTCGATCAGGCTCGGACCGAGGGCAGGTTTCAGGACGAAGGCTGGCGGGTCCGCAAGGACGGATCGGAGTTCTTCGCGGATGTGACCATCACGCCGCTCCACCACGCGGACGGCAGGCTGCGGGGTTACGGACGGGTCGTCCGCGACATCACGGACCAGAAGGCGGCCGAACGCGCGATCGCGACCCGCGAGGCGCAGCTCAACTCGATCCTTGCGAGCGTTCCGGACGCCATGGTGGTGATCGACGACGAGGGCACCGTGCTTTCGTTCAGCAACGCCGCCCAGCGGATGTTCGGCTACGGCGAAGCGGAGGTGCTGGGCAGGAACGTGTCCATGCTGATGCCGTCGCCGGACCGCGAGCAGCATGACGGCTATCTCGCCCATTATATCGAGACGGGAGAACGCCGGATCATCGGCACCACGCGGCGGGTGATGGGACGCCGCAAGGACGGGTCGCTCGTCCCCCACGAGCTTTCGATCAGCGAGGCGACGGGCGGTGGCAGGCGCATGTTCACGGGCTTCATGCGCGACCTCACCGAACGGGAGGCGACCGCGGCGAGGGTGAAGGAACTCCAGTCCGAACTCGTCCATGTCTCGCGCGTGAGCGCGATGGGCGCCATGGCATCGACACTCGCGCACGAACTCAACCAGCCGATCACGGCGGTCGTCAACTACGTCGAGACGGCGCACGCGCTGCTCGACGCCCCGACCGCCGAAACGCTCGCGCTGGTGCGGGAAGCCTTGGCGGATGCCGCGTCGGAATCGCTGCGCGCAGGCCACATCGTGCGCCACCTGCGCGACTTCGTCGCCCGGGGCGAGGTGCAGACCCGGGTCGAGGATCTCCCGGCGCTCATCGAGGATGCCTCCTCGCTCGGCTTCGTGGGCCTGCGCGAAAGCGGCATCGCAACCGTCCTGCGGGTCGACCCCGGCGCGACGCCGGTTCTGGCCGACCGCGTCCAGATCGAGCAGGTGCTGGTCAACCTGATCCGCAACGCCGCCGAGGCCATGACGGAAAGCCGCGCGCGTGTCCTGACGATCTCGACCGCGCCCGATACGACGCCCGGCATGATCCGCGTCACGGTTTCCGATACAGGTTCCGGTCTGGCGCCGAAAATCTCGAGCCAGCTCTTTCAGGCCTTTCGCAGCACGAAGCGCGACGGCATGGGCCTCGGCCTTTCGATCTGCAGGACCATCATCGAGGCACACGGCGGCAAGATCTGGGCCGATTCCGGTTCCGGTGAAGGAACGCATTTTCATTTCACCTTGAGACAGGCGGCCGCGGAGGTGCGCGATGGCGGATAA
- a CDS encoding response regulator transcription factor: protein MADKRTVHIIDDEEAIRRSASFLLKSTGYAVEAWASGVDFLKAARHAAEGCILLDVRMPEMDGLAVQKALSDQGIAMPVVVLTGHADVSLAVKVMKAGAVDFIEKPFERAHLLEAVGSAFTRLEDRDRKASSAEEAALAIARLTPRERDVLDGLARGLPNKTIAYDLNISARTVEVHRANMMAKLGVRSLSDALRIAFAAGLGSRQAEPDAARPADLGGSTAQ from the coding sequence ATGGCGGATAAGCGAACGGTCCACATCATCGACGATGAAGAGGCGATCCGCCGTTCGGCGAGCTTCCTGCTGAAAAGCACGGGCTACGCGGTCGAGGCCTGGGCTTCGGGCGTCGATTTCCTCAAGGCCGCGCGCCATGCCGCCGAGGGCTGCATCCTGCTCGATGTCAGGATGCCGGAAATGGACGGTCTGGCGGTGCAGAAAGCCCTGAGCGATCAGGGCATTGCGATGCCCGTCGTGGTGCTGACCGGCCATGCCGACGTCAGTCTCGCGGTCAAGGTGATGAAGGCGGGCGCCGTCGATTTCATCGAGAAGCCGTTCGAGCGCGCCCATCTCCTCGAGGCCGTGGGATCGGCGTTCACCCGCCTCGAGGACAGGGACCGCAAGGCCAGCTCCGCCGAGGAAGCCGCGCTGGCCATCGCCCGGCTGACGCCGCGCGAGCGCGACGTGCTGGACGGCCTTGCGCGGGGCCTGCCGAACAAGACCATCGCCTATGATCTCAATATCTCCGCGCGCACGGTCGAGGTGCACCGCGCGAACATGATGGCGAAGCTCGGCGTTCGTTCCCTCTCGGACGCGCTGCGGATCGCCTTCGCGGCCGGGCTGGGCAGCAGGCAGGCCGAGCCGGACGCCGCACGTCCGGCGGACTTAGGAGGCAGCACCGCGCAGTGA
- a CDS encoding response regulator: MIVQAQIERPRVLLVEDDSGVRRSIQLLLQARGYDVRAFSSASLALADPAAADAACLVTDYRMNGMDGAELLRSLRAAGWSRPAILITAHRTDFVVAMEDETCFDAVLEKPLLDHRLLTCVDRATGRGG, encoded by the coding sequence ATGATTGTTCAGGCGCAGATCGAGCGCCCCCGCGTACTTCTCGTCGAGGACGACAGCGGCGTCCGCCGGTCAATCCAGCTTTTGCTTCAGGCGCGGGGCTATGATGTGAGGGCGTTTTCCAGCGCGTCGCTGGCGCTCGCCGATCCCGCCGCGGCCGACGCCGCCTGCCTCGTCACCGACTATCGCATGAACGGCATGGACGGCGCCGAACTGCTGCGGAGCCTGCGCGCGGCCGGATGGTCCCGGCCCGCGATCCTCATCACCGCGCACCGCACCGACTTCGTTGTAGCAATGGAGGATGAAACCTGCTTCGACGCCGTGCTCGAGAAGCCGCTGCTCGATCATCGGCTCCTCACGTGCGTCGACCGCGCCACGGGCCGCGGCGGATGA